A stretch of Kaistella flava (ex Peng et al. 2021) DNA encodes these proteins:
- a CDS encoding DUF6443 domain-containing protein produces the protein MKKLYLIITIGLFVSLYSQTILPSGISSDQNYVYNRIYLDSTKTSNTNTKQQQSVTYFDGLGRPKQNIAIGATISGKDLVTTIPYDSFGRQVDSWLPASMSSLNGGIQSDVEALAVTSYNNDPNPFSHKVLENSPLDRINAQINPGAAWANKPINFTYEANATNDVIKFNTSTNWIDGRTNSVLTDTGFYTEATLYKNTVEDEDHNKTIEFKNGEGQTLLVRKSDGNNPKIDTYYVYNEYNQLAFVISPLAVGIITLPNTLNDLCYQYRYDGKGRLVEKKLPGKDWEYMVYDKADRLILTQDALLRADSKWLFTKYDQFGRVIYTGMLDDGGTRFSRQDAIKDLIIIETRDNNTNGGFVQNGITVQYTKGYYTNISTLLSVNYYDLYPTGTPFPSGDQIFGVDILKDTSLPGVNQSTQSLPTASMVKNIENNGWTKNYTFYDIKARPIGTYSFNYLGGYTKTESNLDFAGIPQKTYTYHKRKSADNELQIKERFVYNQYNNALEKHFHNVNNQAEDELLVENTYNEIGQLTNKKVGGTAVPLTGVGISAPIQSVDYSYNIRGWMTGINLDTAGNFKPSKLFNYKINYNEPLSNFTKKPYVADQSLEVKEKFNGNISAVTWKSSVDPAATEKKYGYVYDPLNRLLAGFYYEKSGADFIFTEEYNELLDYDPNGNISHLKRFSFKQSTAANMIDDLNYTYENNNQSNRLQKIDDPSTNTNGYEGGGLSNSYDLNGNMTQMPDKGIITPIAYNFLNLPSTIKQGRNTTNYLYRADGTKLKKTFNFVNKMGSSLVYTEYLDGFQYSTPNTDPLRMALEEQDDETVSVAKAANIETFSPLEDRAKIVAPPENAEPPMILSFFPTAEGFYDYENFRYIYQYKDHLGNVRVSYVKDGSSLKVMDTNDYYPFGMSFIKSTEIAVYDPLSVPYNYKYNGKELQETGMYDYGARFYMPDIGRWGVVDPLAEKYFNISPFNYTANNPILYIDPDGMQLDLSDIMKKGNEEQYKAFVFFAKTKEGQTFLSKYMEKGQKVEYGGKTIFEAKANGEFHDKGIDLSYGVRTDDNVGSETGGKMKGDRANVDILISRKAFGDSGSQFFNTLEHIVHESFLHADLNALDLDDDGYKNSSSIPKAYRQYDTWSSQNGQHYYMQAEYLKDPTNNKVNTYTKEGFNILKQANQALKLKLGDSQIKQNMWNFNGSYINVAKDGKLIHRDTEKK, from the coding sequence ATGAAAAAACTATATCTAATAATAACCATAGGGTTGTTTGTAAGTTTATATTCACAAACAATTTTACCAAGTGGAATTTCAAGCGATCAAAATTACGTTTACAACCGAATCTATTTAGATAGCACAAAAACCAGCAATACAAATACAAAACAACAGCAATCCGTCACTTATTTCGACGGATTAGGCAGACCAAAACAAAACATTGCAATTGGAGCAACAATTTCGGGTAAGGATTTGGTAACCACCATTCCGTATGATAGTTTTGGAAGACAAGTAGATTCTTGGCTTCCTGCTTCGATGAGTTCGCTTAATGGAGGGATTCAATCTGATGTTGAAGCATTAGCGGTTACATCATATAATAATGATCCCAATCCTTTTTCTCACAAAGTCTTAGAAAATTCCCCGTTAGACAGAATAAATGCCCAAATTAATCCCGGTGCAGCGTGGGCGAATAAACCCATCAATTTTACCTATGAAGCTAATGCTACAAACGACGTTATAAAATTTAACACATCTACCAATTGGATAGACGGTAGAACCAACTCTGTTTTAACGGATACTGGTTTCTACACCGAGGCAACTTTATATAAAAATACCGTGGAAGATGAAGATCACAACAAAACTATCGAATTCAAAAATGGGGAAGGACAAACGCTCTTAGTACGAAAAAGCGATGGCAACAATCCTAAAATCGACACCTATTATGTATACAATGAATACAATCAACTGGCTTTTGTGATTTCTCCTTTAGCTGTGGGTATTATAACGTTACCCAATACATTAAATGATCTATGTTACCAATACCGCTACGATGGGAAAGGAAGATTAGTAGAAAAGAAACTTCCCGGCAAAGATTGGGAATACATGGTTTATGACAAAGCAGATCGACTGATATTGACCCAAGATGCGTTGTTGCGAGCTGACAGCAAATGGCTTTTTACCAAGTACGATCAATTTGGAAGGGTTATTTATACAGGAATGCTTGATGATGGTGGAACAAGATTCAGCAGGCAAGACGCAATTAAAGATTTAATTATAATAGAAACACGTGATAACAATACCAATGGTGGCTTTGTTCAAAATGGAATTACAGTCCAATATACCAAAGGATATTATACCAATATTTCCACCCTGCTTTCCGTCAACTATTATGATCTATATCCTACAGGAACACCTTTTCCTTCGGGAGATCAGATCTTTGGGGTTGATATTCTAAAAGATACTTCTCTTCCCGGAGTAAATCAATCCACTCAATCATTACCTACTGCTTCCATGGTAAAGAATATAGAGAACAATGGTTGGACAAAAAACTACACCTTTTACGATATTAAAGCAAGACCAATTGGCACCTACAGTTTCAATTATTTGGGAGGTTATACCAAAACCGAATCAAATCTCGATTTTGCCGGCATTCCACAGAAAACATATACTTATCACAAAAGAAAATCGGCGGATAATGAGTTGCAGATCAAAGAAAGATTTGTTTATAACCAATATAATAATGCTTTAGAAAAACATTTTCATAATGTGAATAATCAAGCTGAAGATGAATTACTTGTTGAAAATACCTACAACGAAATCGGGCAACTTACTAATAAAAAAGTTGGTGGCACCGCAGTTCCATTAACAGGTGTTGGTATTTCTGCTCCCATCCAATCTGTTGATTATTCCTACAATATCCGTGGCTGGATGACGGGAATTAACCTCGATACTGCAGGGAATTTTAAACCTTCAAAGTTATTTAACTACAAAATAAATTACAACGAACCGCTTTCAAATTTTACCAAAAAACCTTATGTAGCTGACCAAAGCTTAGAAGTAAAAGAAAAATTCAATGGCAATATATCCGCAGTTACCTGGAAATCCAGCGTAGATCCGGCGGCTACAGAAAAAAAATATGGCTACGTTTATGATCCACTGAATAGATTATTAGCAGGTTTTTATTACGAAAAATCAGGCGCAGATTTTATCTTTACTGAAGAATACAATGAGTTGTTAGATTACGATCCCAATGGAAATATTAGCCACCTGAAAAGATTCTCTTTCAAACAATCAACTGCCGCAAACATGATTGATGATCTGAATTACACCTACGAAAATAACAACCAAAGCAACCGTTTGCAAAAAATTGATGATCCCAGCACCAATACCAACGGTTACGAGGGTGGTGGTTTGTCAAACTCCTATGATCTGAACGGTAATATGACCCAAATGCCAGATAAAGGAATAATCACGCCAATTGCCTATAATTTTTTGAACCTTCCAAGTACCATTAAACAAGGAAGAAACACCACTAATTATCTCTACCGAGCAGATGGAACAAAACTGAAAAAAACCTTTAATTTTGTCAACAAAATGGGTTCTTCTCTAGTCTATACCGAATATTTAGACGGTTTTCAATATTCTACTCCCAATACCGATCCTTTAAGAATGGCCTTAGAAGAGCAAGACGATGAAACAGTAAGCGTTGCCAAAGCCGCCAACATTGAAACCTTCTCCCCGTTAGAAGACCGTGCTAAGATCGTGGCTCCGCCAGAAAATGCGGAACCACCGATGATTCTGTCGTTTTTCCCCACCGCAGAAGGTTTTTACGATTACGAAAACTTTCGTTACATTTACCAGTATAAAGATCACCTTGGAAATGTTCGGGTGAGCTATGTAAAAGACGGGAGTTCTTTGAAGGTGATGGACACCAATGATTATTATCCTTTCGGAATGAGTTTTATTAAGTCGACCGAGATTGCTGTTTACGATCCTTTAAGTGTACCGTACAATTACAAGTACAACGGTAAGGAGCTTCAAGAGACCGGTATGTATGATTATGGGGCAAGGTTTTATATGCCGGATATTGGACGATGGGGAGTCGTAGATCCGTTGGCGGAAAAATATTTTAACATTTCACCTTTTAACTATACTGCAAACAATCCTATTCTTTATATAGATCCTGATGGAATGCAATTAGATTTAAGTGATATAATGAAGAAAGGTAATGAAGAACAGTATAAAGCTTTTGTCTTTTTCGCTAAAACAAAAGAGGGACAAACTTTTTTATCCAAATATATGGAGAAAGGGCAAAAAGTTGAATATGGAGGGAAAACTATTTTTGAAGCTAAAGCTAATGGTGAATTCCATGATAAAGGTATAGATTTATCTTATGGAGTAAGGACTGATGATAATGTAGGAAGTGAAACGGGAGGAAAAATGAAAGGTGATAGAGCAAATGTGGACATTTTAATTTCAAGAAAAGCATTCGGTGATTCAGGGAGCCAATTTTTTAATACATTAGAGCATATTGTGCACGAATCCTTTTTGCATGCTGATCTTAATGCATTAGATTTAGATGATGACGGCTATAAAAATTCAAGTAGTATTCCCAAAGCATATAGACAATATGATACATGGTCTTCACAAAATGGTCAACACTATTATATGCAGGCAGAATATCTAAAAGACCCAACTAATAATAAAGTAAATACTTATACAAAAGAAGGATTCAATATTTTGAAACAAGCAAATCAAGCTTTAAAACTTAAGTTGGGAGACTCTCAGATTAAACAAAATATGTGGAATTTTAATGGATCATATATTAATGTTGCAAAAGATGGAAAGCTTATTCATCGTGATACAGAAAAAAAATAA
- a CDS encoding DUF5977 domain-containing protein, producing the protein MKHYLITIFISFCINAQIIEGAAFVPKYLPSSPNIASLGTFGMYPMNLSTGQPNINIGLFSNTGHGNDLDINLNYNISAVKPDFQTSWVGLGWNLSVGGAITRQVNGGVDEFYGTGFTDPTVLSYYDHYSRLNASNWYSDQKLTEYYSFLTPLFPSHFEANPAPDEFMFNVNGLNGSFLKNHEGKWVIKANENLDLNVQEELKYDFTFYEDGGITNQKNWFLKRIIYGFVITDQRGIKYTFGKTPNALEITGIETVDTSYNPGMFVKSWYLTQIEYPDGKNIDFEYSFDDRATYIIHSSAYYSTYKVKSTMASQSNTSGNFNYLSLDRNFYKYLSKIKFDKNEIEFHKSYSAALDYNTVNIPWQQVDTNYDIIHYRNNYNNRKHWYKLDSIVVKADNIKTDKIAFNYEENINNRLKLQNVHIGRDVQNEKTYTFKYNPMKLPAFNSNKTDHWGNYNNKNFHASVQQNPSTNTYSREQMLTYPQYREPDFTYGIAELLEKIIFPTKGYTLFQYEPHDYNKTIDRTINGFNINITGNKIAGGPRVKKMITNENGNSDSKEFFYVNDYLNGVYTSSGVSGGMPNYFDEGNINNGNLEYWKLSSSSYIPLNYTNGNYITYSKVYEKSNNGGVIEHTFSNQDNGAIDLKSNNYQLIVGNIGYINTFEPSNLSIVKNALDKLQYNNLEMERGKPLNEKYYDSNKNLLKEITYNYNSNPSRLTDKIRSINYIADVYGSPIDQAAYQLIAQMHIVSKMSAYTIFSHQTYLNSVTTTDYLNGNSIISNTQNVYQNFPHHQLISQKTTFSDLSTQESKYQYAHEKGKTDMIAANMVGIPLETTAIKKSSGLAIGKTISNSGIDYKKRTIGGKDFILPHIAYFYDLQSPSDSSTQVKYKEYDLKGNVLQYNLKTDHNGNGGFPVAIVWGYNQTKPIAKIEGATYAQVSTYITDIISKSNSDNTLGTTISEKNLIDALDLFRKTSQLSNYQITTYSYNPLIGVTSITPASGIREIYNYDTANRLQSVLDINGKILKEYSYNYAIVTYYNEAQSKTFYRNNCGTDYIGGSYTYAVPEKKYSSLISEEDANEQAINEINVNGQNSANIYGTCTHLCSIQPDPSVIEGGAIFQEVTPNHFSATVNLTFLADMTNAPIHLGNMGSCAPNSIKTFTNNSNGIVYTLTLNPNGDLMLRANARIYAGQSIGFIFDFDK; encoded by the coding sequence GTGAAACACTACCTTATAACAATTTTCATATCATTTTGTATTAATGCTCAAATAATAGAAGGTGCAGCATTTGTTCCTAAATATTTGCCGTCTAGTCCTAATATAGCTTCGTTAGGGACTTTCGGTATGTATCCTATGAACCTTTCCACAGGGCAGCCCAATATTAATATTGGCTTATTTTCAAATACGGGTCATGGGAATGATTTAGATATTAATTTAAATTATAATATTTCAGCGGTAAAGCCAGATTTTCAAACCTCTTGGGTAGGTTTAGGATGGAATCTTTCTGTTGGGGGAGCAATTACTAGGCAAGTTAATGGAGGGGTTGATGAGTTTTACGGCACTGGATTTACAGATCCTACCGTACTTTCATATTATGATCATTATTCGCGTCTTAATGCTTCCAATTGGTATAGTGACCAAAAATTAACAGAATATTATTCTTTTTTAACTCCGCTTTTTCCTAGCCATTTTGAGGCGAACCCGGCTCCTGATGAATTTATGTTTAATGTAAATGGGCTAAATGGTAGTTTTTTAAAAAATCATGAAGGAAAGTGGGTTATAAAAGCTAATGAAAATCTTGATCTCAATGTGCAAGAGGAACTAAAATATGATTTTACTTTTTATGAAGACGGAGGAATAACCAATCAAAAAAATTGGTTCTTAAAAAGAATTATCTATGGTTTTGTGATAACTGATCAGAGAGGAATAAAATACACTTTTGGAAAAACTCCAAACGCTTTAGAAATAACAGGAATAGAAACTGTAGATACATCATACAATCCAGGCATGTTTGTGAAAAGCTGGTACTTAACTCAAATCGAATACCCTGATGGAAAGAATATAGATTTTGAATATTCTTTTGATGACAGAGCAACATACATAATTCACAGTTCAGCTTATTATTCAACATATAAGGTTAAGTCTACGATGGCTTCTCAAAGTAACACTTCCGGAAATTTCAATTACTTGTCACTTGATAGGAACTTTTATAAATATTTAAGTAAAATAAAATTTGATAAAAATGAAATAGAGTTCCATAAATCGTATTCTGCAGCCTTGGACTATAACACTGTGAATATTCCATGGCAACAAGTTGATACTAATTATGACATTATTCATTATCGTAACAATTATAATAACAGAAAGCATTGGTATAAACTGGATAGCATTGTAGTAAAAGCGGATAATATAAAAACTGATAAAATAGCGTTTAATTATGAAGAAAACATTAATAACAGACTAAAATTACAAAATGTTCATATCGGAAGAGATGTTCAAAATGAAAAAACATATACTTTTAAATATAATCCTATGAAATTACCGGCTTTCAACAGTAACAAGACCGATCATTGGGGTAATTACAATAATAAGAATTTTCATGCAAGCGTTCAGCAAAATCCTTCAACAAATACCTATTCCAGAGAACAAATGCTTACTTATCCGCAATACCGCGAACCCGATTTCACTTACGGAATTGCTGAATTATTAGAAAAAATTATTTTCCCTACCAAAGGCTATACATTGTTCCAATACGAACCACATGATTATAACAAAACAATAGACAGAACCATCAACGGGTTTAACATCAATATTACCGGAAACAAAATTGCAGGAGGACCCAGAGTAAAAAAAATGATAACCAACGAAAACGGAAATTCCGACAGTAAAGAGTTTTTTTATGTCAATGACTATCTAAACGGTGTATACACTTCATCTGGTGTATCTGGAGGCATGCCCAATTATTTTGATGAAGGAAATATCAACAATGGAAACTTAGAGTATTGGAAATTATCATCATCTTCCTATATCCCTTTAAATTATACAAATGGTAATTATATTACGTATTCTAAAGTTTATGAAAAATCAAATAATGGTGGGGTTATAGAACATACTTTTTCAAATCAAGACAACGGTGCAATAGATTTAAAATCAAATAATTATCAGTTGATTGTTGGGAATATCGGATACATCAATACTTTTGAGCCATCTAATCTCAGTATTGTGAAGAATGCCCTCGACAAGCTGCAATACAACAATCTCGAAATGGAAAGAGGTAAACCTTTGAATGAAAAATATTATGATTCTAATAAAAATTTACTAAAAGAAATTACTTACAATTATAATTCTAATCCTTCTAGACTTACGGATAAGATACGTTCCATAAATTATATTGCAGACGTTTACGGCTCACCCATTGATCAAGCTGCATATCAGCTTATAGCCCAGATGCACATCGTTTCCAAAATGTCAGCATACACAATTTTCTCACATCAAACCTATCTTAATTCCGTAACTACAACCGATTATTTAAATGGCAACTCTATAATCTCTAATACTCAAAATGTTTATCAAAATTTTCCACATCATCAGTTAATCTCACAAAAAACAACTTTCTCAGATTTATCTACTCAAGAAAGCAAATACCAATACGCCCACGAAAAAGGCAAGACCGATATGATTGCAGCAAATATGGTGGGAATACCTTTAGAAACAACTGCAATTAAGAAAAGTAGTGGTTTAGCAATAGGGAAAACCATTTCTAATTCAGGAATTGATTACAAAAAAAGAACCATTGGTGGAAAAGATTTTATATTACCACATATAGCATATTTTTATGATTTACAAAGTCCATCAGATTCGTCAACGCAAGTCAAGTATAAGGAATATGACTTAAAAGGTAATGTTTTGCAATATAATTTAAAGACTGATCACAATGGAAATGGCGGTTTTCCTGTTGCTATTGTTTGGGGTTACAACCAAACCAAACCCATTGCAAAAATTGAAGGAGCAACTTATGCACAAGTATCCACTTACATTACCGATATAATTTCTAAGTCAAATTCTGACAATACATTAGGAACAACAATATCCGAAAAAAATTTAATTGATGCTTTGGACTTATTCCGAAAAACCTCTCAATTATCAAATTATCAAATAACTACCTACTCTTATAACCCGCTTATAGGTGTTACGAGCATTACTCCTGCTTCGGGAATTAGAGAAATTTATAACTACGACACAGCAAATAGATTACAGTCTGTATTAGACATCAATGGAAAAATTTTGAAAGAATATTCATACAATTATGCGATAGTTACATACTACAATGAGGCGCAAAGTAAAACTTTTTATAGAAATAATTGTGGGACTGATTATATTGGTGGCTCATACACGTATGCTGTTCCAGAAAAAAAATATTCTTCACTAATCAGTGAAGAAGACGCTAATGAACAAGCAATCAACGAAATCAATGTAAATGGTCAAAATTCAGCTAATATTTACGGGACATGTACTCATTTGTGTTCTATACAACCCGATCCCAGTGTCATAGAGGGCGGTGCTATATTTCAGGAAGTCACTCCAAATCATTTTTCAGCTACCGTTAATCTTACTTTTCTTGCCGATATGACTAATGCTCCTATACATCTAGGTAATATGGGTTCTTGTGCTCCCAACAGTATAAAAACATTTACAAATAATTCAAATGGAATTGTATATACGCTAACCTTGAATCCTAATGGAGATTTGATGCTAAGAGCTAATGCAAGAATTTATGCAGGTCAATCTATCGGTTTTATATTTGATTTTGACAAATAA
- a CDS encoding IS256 family transposase, whose protein sequence is MIDKEELLNNKEFYKSFKSGEDLTSFFKTMHKRAVEHMLEAELDDHLDTEKHQKTKNGNYRNGHQTKKIKTSFGEDEIKVPRDRESTFEPALVPKRHNIIDGLENIIISFYAKGMSVSDIEDQIKEMYDFDVSTSTISRITNAVSSEIVAWQNRPLEDLYLIVWMDGIVFKVRENSKVINKTIYLAVGLRRDGKKEVLGMWLGKNESSSFWMSVLTDIKARGVEDILITATDNLNGFTQTIRSVFPQSQTQICVVHQIRNACKYVVWKDRKAFTSDMKHIYNAPTKQAAEAALNDFAEKWECKYSYAIKSWRDNWDELTVFFEFPVEIRKIIYTTNLIENLNGKIRKYTKNKMSFPTDDAVLKSVFLALREATKKWTMPIRDWGIVLNQFMLIFEERLKL, encoded by the coding sequence ATGATCGACAAAGAAGAATTATTAAACAACAAGGAATTTTACAAATCCTTCAAGAGCGGCGAAGATTTAACCTCGTTCTTCAAAACAATGCACAAACGAGCCGTAGAACACATGCTCGAAGCCGAACTGGATGACCATCTGGATACCGAGAAACATCAAAAAACCAAAAACGGAAACTATCGAAACGGCCATCAAACCAAGAAAATAAAAACCTCTTTCGGCGAAGATGAAATTAAAGTTCCGCGAGATAGAGAAAGTACTTTTGAGCCGGCTTTAGTTCCCAAAAGGCATAATATTATTGATGGTTTAGAAAATATTATCATCTCATTTTATGCCAAAGGAATGAGCGTGAGTGATATTGAAGACCAGATCAAGGAAATGTACGATTTTGATGTTTCAACATCCACAATATCCAGGATTACCAATGCGGTTTCCAGTGAGATTGTCGCTTGGCAAAACCGGCCACTAGAGGATTTATACCTCATTGTTTGGATGGATGGAATTGTTTTTAAAGTCCGTGAAAATTCAAAAGTCATTAACAAAACCATTTATCTTGCCGTTGGTTTAAGACGGGACGGAAAAAAAGAAGTTCTGGGAATGTGGCTTGGAAAAAACGAAAGTTCCAGTTTTTGGATGAGCGTACTAACCGACATAAAAGCACGGGGTGTAGAAGATATATTGATCACTGCAACGGATAATCTCAATGGATTCACCCAAACTATTCGCAGTGTTTTCCCACAATCTCAAACTCAGATCTGCGTGGTTCATCAGATAAGAAATGCCTGCAAATACGTAGTTTGGAAAGACAGAAAAGCCTTTACTTCCGACATGAAACACATTTACAACGCTCCCACGAAGCAAGCCGCGGAAGCTGCTTTAAATGATTTTGCAGAAAAATGGGAATGTAAATATTCCTACGCCATCAAATCCTGGAGAGATAATTGGGATGAATTAACGGTATTCTTCGAATTCCCGGTGGAAATCCGCAAAATCATTTACACCACCAATTTAATAGAAAATCTGAATGGAAAAATAAGAAAATACACCAAAAACAAAATGTCTTTTCCAACTGATGATGCAGTTTTAAAGTCGGTTTTTCTTGCGTTAAGAGAAGCAACAAAAAAATGGACAATGCCAATCAGAGATTGGGGAATTGTACTCAATCAATTTATGCTTATATTTGAAGAAAGGCTCAAGTTATAA
- a CDS encoding T9SS type A sorting domain-containing protein — protein MTKIYIAILYLFGIFSVCAQGTKTLWQKDIKSSTQDFLSTMSITLDRQIVLSGSAIQKSKLSGVSTGGATSTNGGYDYRLLKLSQEGNILWDKHFGGSKHDYLVSTTTTREGGFLLTGTSYSNQSLDKKDNNIGGSDVWLIRLNEDGEELWQKTLGTKNNDEAAAVTQSLDEGFFVAGNINSNKNLFGSKDVFISKLDKTGKLINTTILGGNALDEVQEMIATPDGGSVLLMYSTTGKTENKTFITLETDQANSENKAVDLLTSLKGEIEAKTLIGKTEENFGEGDYWIVKLDKNANVEWQKTYGGSADDHPKTIAFTDKGYLIGGESRSNSSGNKRENIEEGTDLWLISLDKNGDELWQKTYSFGNRDVLMSANVIRKTNKDNFSEDKGFLLGGYTQAEGKIQTDDEKFWMLYINAEGKEEWRKHVEGKSKKKEERLVSAKLQTDGTFLLAGTSAEELGQENWKIIKLGDKDLDNLIEKQEIRIYPNPVDDYCYVEIGFELTGEAEIILHDMSGRQVQTTKTKNKVTKVNTSNLPQGIYVVSATTGNRSVNAKIIKK, from the coding sequence ATGACAAAAATTTACATTGCGATATTATATCTTTTCGGCATATTCTCGGTTTGCGCGCAAGGAACTAAAACTTTGTGGCAGAAAGATATAAAATCCTCTACTCAGGATTTTCTCTCCACCATGTCCATTACTTTGGACAGGCAAATTGTACTTTCTGGAAGTGCTATTCAAAAATCAAAATTGTCGGGTGTTAGCACTGGTGGTGCAACTTCTACAAACGGAGGCTATGATTATCGCTTACTCAAACTTTCACAAGAAGGAAATATTCTTTGGGATAAACACTTTGGGGGCTCAAAACATGATTATTTAGTTTCGACCACAACCACCAGAGAAGGCGGATTTTTATTGACAGGAACTTCTTATTCCAACCAATCGCTTGATAAAAAAGATAACAATATTGGCGGTTCAGATGTTTGGCTGATTCGTCTGAATGAAGATGGTGAAGAACTTTGGCAAAAGACATTGGGAACAAAAAATAATGATGAAGCTGCAGCAGTGACCCAATCTTTAGATGAAGGTTTCTTTGTTGCCGGAAATATTAATTCTAATAAAAATTTGTTCGGTTCAAAAGATGTTTTTATTTCCAAATTAGATAAAACCGGTAAACTTATTAACACCACTATTCTCGGCGGAAATGCTTTAGATGAAGTACAAGAAATGATAGCTACTCCAGATGGAGGAAGCGTTCTTTTGATGTATTCCACCACTGGGAAAACTGAAAATAAAACCTTTATTACTTTAGAAACAGATCAAGCAAATTCTGAAAACAAAGCAGTCGATTTATTGACTTCTTTAAAAGGAGAAATAGAAGCTAAAACTCTTATTGGTAAAACAGAAGAGAATTTTGGCGAGGGAGATTATTGGATTGTAAAATTAGACAAGAATGCCAATGTTGAATGGCAAAAAACGTATGGTGGAAGTGCTGATGATCATCCCAAAACCATAGCATTTACTGACAAAGGATATTTAATTGGCGGGGAAAGCAGAAGCAATTCTTCAGGAAACAAAAGAGAGAATATAGAAGAAGGAACAGATTTGTGGTTGATCTCTTTGGATAAAAACGGAGATGAATTGTGGCAAAAAACATACAGTTTCGGAAATCGAGATGTTTTGATGAGTGCTAATGTCATTAGAAAAACCAATAAAGATAACTTTAGCGAAGACAAAGGATTTTTATTGGGTGGTTACACGCAAGCAGAAGGCAAGATACAAACCGACGATGAGAAATTCTGGATGCTTTATATTAATGCTGAAGGAAAAGAAGAATGGCGTAAACACGTAGAAGGAAAATCTAAAAAGAAAGAAGAACGCTTGGTTTCTGCAAAATTACAAACAGATGGAACTTTTCTTTTAGCCGGAACAAGTGCGGAAGAATTGGGACAAGAAAACTGGAAAATTATAAAACTGGGTGATAAAGATTTGGATAATCTTATTGAAAAGCAAGAAATCCGGATTTACCCGAATCCTGTGGATGATTATTGTTATGTAGAAATTGGTTTTGAGCTTACTGGTGAGGCTGAAATTATACTACACGATATGAGCGGAAGACAAGTGCAAACCACAAAAACTAAAAATAAAGTGACCAAAGTGAATACAAGTAATTTACCACAAGGGATTTATGTGGTTTCTGCTACGACTGGAAATAGAAGTGTGAATGCGAAAATTATTAAAAAATAA